The genomic stretch AAAATCTCCTTGGGCTCCAATCGTTACAGCCCTAGTGGAGTAGTAACCTTGTTGCGGATGGTAGAGAGCTAAATCCATGTAGTCCGCGAAAGTAATCCGCTGATCGGGACTGTTGGCAATTTTCTGGGCAATCACGTTGCAGAGTGCCGAGTTACTACCATCCGGGTAGCGTTGCTGAGCTGTCATAGTTTCGATTGTAATTTTTTTGCTCTTAAGCTTGACTGTGATTTAGCGCGCCGGATTTTATACTTAAACAGCAAAACTACCATTGTCACCAACAGGATTGCCATAATGACATTGGAAGCAGGGCCAAGATACTGTCTGACTAAGTAGTAGCGATCGCCTAAGACATATCCTGCACTCGCTAGCAAAGATCCCCAAACGAGGGCTCCGCAGCCCACATAAAACAGAAACAACAGCACAGGCATACCGCTGATGCCAGCAGGCACAGAAATAACTGTCCGAACTCCTGGCACGAGCCGACTCATTACAAGCGCTCTGCCTCCATACTGCTTAAACCAAGACTTAGACTTCTCAATATCTTCTACCGATACTTTGATCCAACCCCCCGATTGACGGGCTAATTTCTGTAGTCCTGGCTCCCCTAGATACTTACCTGCAAAGTACCAAGGTAATACACCCATTAAAACCCCGAAGAC from Trichocoleus desertorum ATA4-8-CV12 encodes the following:
- a CDS encoding DedA family protein translates to MPLAGFMAAQGQLNLVYAVLAGVFGVLMGVLPWYFAGKYLGEPGLQKLARQSGGWIKVSVEDIEKSKSWFKQYGGRALVMSRLVPGVRTVISVPAGISGMPVLLFLFYVGCGALVWGSLLASAGYVLGDRYYLVRQYLGPASNVIMAILLVTMVVLLFKYKIRRAKSQSSLRAKKLQSKL